One genomic segment of Hordeum vulgare subsp. vulgare chromosome 2H, MorexV3_pseudomolecules_assembly, whole genome shotgun sequence includes these proteins:
- the LOC123429251 gene encoding dirigent protein 1-like, translating into MASFDVTPYNGASVENTKLHFKKLYLRQNTSGPNSNQTKLIDGDVGSEFGRTAVTNWAIHDGPSPGAKVVARARGLHVNAVDDHSSFTMVFESKSFKCSTLEIMGAIALGQGDWAIVGGTGQFAMARGVVQRFVYERSDHGQVVELAIEAFCRAKLPWPRGEDGPMALRAGFNHQYDKLKPSPALPGGSKVEPKTGPLGFKPNNPKPGPAVPTASKVKPKTRLTGFAVPPGFKSKYDKPKPKA; encoded by the exons ATGGCTAGTTTCGACGTCACCCCTTACAACGGTGCCTCCGTGGAGAACACTAAGCTTCACTTCAAGAAGTTGTACTTGCGCCAGAACACTTCTGGACCCAACTCGAACCAGACAAAGTTGATAGACGGCGATGTCGGCAGCGAGTTCGGGAGGACCGCCGTCACCAACTGGGCCATCCACGACGGCCCGAGCCCAGGTGCCAAGGTGGTGGCCCGTGCGAGAGGCCTGCATGTGAACGCTGTCGACGACCACAGCTCATTTACCATGGTTTTCGAGAGTAAGAG TTTCAAATGTTCCACGCTTGAGATAATGGGAGCAATTGCCCTGGGCCAAGGTGACTGGGCCATTGTTGGCGGGACCGGCCAATTTGCAATGGCGCGTGGCGTCGTCCAAAGATTCGTGTACGAAAGATCAGATCACGGACAAGTAGTAGAGCTTGCTATCGAAGCATTCTGCCGCGCCaag cttccatggcCAAGGGGAGAAGATGGACCCATGGCACTTCGCGCGGGCTTTAATCATCAATATGACAAGCTCAAGCCTAGCCCAGCCCTGCCGGGGGGCTCAAAAGTCGAGCCCAAGACCGGCCCACTAGGCTTTAAACCTAATAACCCCAAGCCCGGCCCGGCCGTGCCGACAGCCTCAAAAGTCAAGCCCAAGACCAGGCTAACAGGCTTCGCAGTTCCCCCGGGCTTTAAATCTAAATATGACAAGCCCAAGCCCAAGGCCTAG